A stretch of Aerococcus urinaehominis DNA encodes these proteins:
- a CDS encoding type B 50S ribosomal protein L31: MKQDIHPDYHPVVFMDTSTGYKFLSGSTKNSEETVEWEDGNTYPLIRVEISSDSHPFYTGRQKFTQADGRVDRFNKKYGFTSNDEA; the protein is encoded by the coding sequence ATGAAACAAGACATCCATCCAGATTATCATCCAGTTGTATTTATGGATACTTCTACAGGCTATAAGTTCTTATCAGGATCTACAAAAAATTCTGAGGAGACAGTTGAGTGGGAAGATGGTAACACTTACCCATTAATCCGGGTTGAAATTTCATCTGATTCACATCCATTCTACACTGGACGTCAAAAATTCACCCAAGCCGATGGTCGTGTGGACCGTTTCAACAAAAAATACGGTTTCACCTCAAACGACGAGGCTTAA
- a CDS encoding lipoate--protein ligase family protein → MELKALYPDQKTYRLALIDEYIEAGNFFQPFAVADALMKALNSGQADFDLALHFWPTDPTVYLGMMDARLPYLADGLQLIRQTGYQPTIRSAGGLAVVSDPGILNFTLIVKPAKDRLLIDQAYQVMTQVLDQVFAPYGFKVISQEVPQSYCPGSFDLSLAGKKIAGQAQRRIGQAVGIFVYLSIEGNQDQRAQLIHDFYLAAKKGEETKHHYPDVDPAVMRTVDSVIPDLGQLASIKQAIIASISQALDIHVIQLASSDLDYQTEYERIKSRNQDFLTQNK, encoded by the coding sequence ATGGAACTCAAGGCCCTTTATCCTGACCAGAAAACTTACCGTCTCGCCCTCATTGACGAGTACATAGAGGCAGGAAACTTTTTCCAACCCTTCGCCGTCGCTGATGCCCTGATGAAAGCACTTAACAGTGGGCAAGCCGATTTTGATCTAGCCCTACATTTTTGGCCAACCGACCCAACTGTTTACCTAGGGATGATGGATGCCAGATTACCCTATCTAGCAGATGGCCTCCAACTTATCCGCCAGACAGGCTACCAGCCCACCATTCGCTCTGCAGGTGGGCTAGCAGTTGTCAGCGATCCAGGCATTCTGAATTTTACCCTAATTGTCAAGCCAGCAAAAGACCGCCTCTTAATCGACCAAGCTTACCAAGTCATGACACAAGTCTTAGACCAGGTTTTTGCGCCTTACGGATTTAAAGTAATTAGCCAAGAAGTCCCACAATCATACTGTCCAGGCAGCTTTGACCTATCGCTAGCTGGCAAAAAGATAGCCGGTCAAGCCCAAAGACGGATAGGCCAAGCGGTTGGTATTTTTGTCTACTTGTCTATCGAGGGTAACCAGGATCAACGTGCCCAACTCATTCATGATTTTTACCTGGCAGCCAAAAAGGGAGAAGAAACCAAGCATCACTATCCTGATGTTGATCCCGCTGTTATGCGGACAGTAGATTCGGTCATTCCCGACCTTGGTCAATTGGCTAGCATCAAGCAAGCAATTATTGCTAGCATCAGCCAAGCATTGGATATCCATGTAATCCAACTAGCCAGCAGTGACCTTGACTATCAGACTGAATATGAGCGCATCAAAAGCCGCAACCAGGACTTTTTAACGCAAAATAAATAG
- a CDS encoding HD domain-containing protein: MSIKNASKTIPEKVFRDPVHDYIHIQHQVILDLINSSEMQRLRRIKQLGTSAYTFHGAEHSRFGHSLGVYEIARRICDKFVRNYPSQSPGDGGWDDRERLLVLCAALLHDIGHGAFSHTFEKIFATDHEQVTINIILSEDTEVHQILAGISPDFPSKVAAVIDKTYDNPQVVQLISSQIDADRMDYLLRDSYYTGTHYGTFDLTRILRVIRPAKKGVIFNYAGMHAVEDYIVSRYQMYMQVYFHPVSRSMEALLAACLQRARDLYQDNPKYFKRQSPFLVPFFTDEWQLSDYLRLDDSILATYLAQWLASSDDAILCDLTRRFINRQPFKSVSFKPDQDQALINQLTGYVADLGYQPKYYTAITRSLDLPYDFYRPRSKRPRTEITLLEKNGNLIELSQCSHLVAALTGQVRGDNRLHFPSELYPGKNQGRVNLFQPLLDQIHGMVENGTIQAVPPEQR; encoded by the coding sequence ATGAGTATTAAAAATGCCTCGAAAACCATACCAGAGAAAGTTTTCCGCGACCCTGTCCACGATTATATTCACATCCAACACCAAGTCATTTTAGACCTCATTAATAGCTCAGAAATGCAGCGGCTACGCCGGATCAAACAATTAGGGACCAGCGCCTATACCTTTCATGGTGCCGAACATTCACGCTTTGGCCACTCTCTAGGTGTCTATGAAATTGCCAGACGAATTTGTGATAAATTCGTGCGTAATTATCCCAGTCAATCTCCTGGTGACGGCGGTTGGGATGATAGAGAACGCTTATTAGTACTTTGTGCTGCTCTCCTCCATGACATTGGCCATGGGGCTTTCTCTCATACTTTTGAAAAAATATTTGCTACTGACCACGAACAGGTTACGATTAATATTATCCTGTCAGAGGATACCGAGGTCCACCAAATTTTAGCTGGTATCAGTCCCGACTTCCCTAGCAAGGTTGCCGCTGTTATTGATAAAACTTATGACAATCCCCAAGTTGTCCAACTCATCTCTAGCCAAATCGATGCCGATCGTATGGATTATTTGCTCAGAGATTCTTACTATACGGGTACCCATTACGGTACTTTCGATTTAACGCGTATTTTACGCGTAATAAGGCCAGCGAAAAAGGGCGTTATCTTTAACTATGCTGGCATGCATGCAGTGGAAGACTACATCGTTAGTCGTTATCAAATGTATATGCAGGTCTATTTCCATCCTGTTTCCCGTAGCATGGAGGCCCTGTTAGCGGCCTGCTTGCAGCGGGCTCGGGACCTCTATCAAGATAATCCTAAATATTTCAAGCGCCAATCCCCTTTCCTGGTGCCTTTCTTTACAGATGAGTGGCAACTCAGTGATTATTTACGCTTGGATGATAGTATCTTAGCCACCTATTTAGCTCAGTGGCTAGCTAGCTCAGATGATGCCATTCTATGTGATTTAACGCGGCGCTTTATTAACCGCCAACCCTTTAAGTCAGTCAGTTTTAAACCTGACCAAGACCAAGCTTTAATTAATCAATTAACCGGTTATGTTGCAGATCTGGGTTACCAGCCCAAATATTATACTGCAATTACTAGGTCCTTAGATTTACCTTATGATTTCTACCGACCTCGGTCTAAACGGCCACGTACCGAAATTACCCTGCTTGAAAAAAATGGTAATTTAATCGAGCTCTCCCAATGTTCTCATTTGGTAGCTGCCTTGACTGGCCAGGTTCGTGGTGATAACCGGCTACATTTTCCCAGCGAGCTCTACCCAGGTAAAAACCAGGGCCGAGTCAATCTCTTCCAACCCTTGCTCGATCAAATCCATGGCATGGTTGAAAATGGGACCATACAAGCCGTACCGCCAGAACAAAGATAA
- a CDS encoding pyridoxal phosphate-dependent aminotransferase, whose translation MTNKRLANIGPSLIRSLDEKFSQIDGIIKFTLGEPDFAMPDRAKEAMKAAIDQDYSHYAHSAGTPGLRQAFANHFERHHGVELNPDQVLVTVGATEGIYASLTTLLNEGDQVLVPAPCFPLYHLAVNLAGGEVVSLDTQASNFKVTPSQLESYLSQYPHIKAIILNFPSNPTGATYSAAEIQALAQVVEKYPDLYVISDEIYADLVYGISHVSFLNYLPEQTILLSGASKSFAMTGLRVGIMYLPKDIYQATFAVHQVMVTCVATPNQMAAEVAYNECDEDLEAMRLAYQDRLNRLQSGLEEIGFEVGNPQGAFYIFPKVPVQLGMDDVEFAYDLAEKARVAVIPGQAFGPAGKGYFRMSFATSYDEIVEALDRMASYMSEKLK comes from the coding sequence ATGACCAACAAACGTTTAGCTAACATCGGGCCATCCTTAATCCGTTCTTTGGATGAGAAATTTTCACAAATTGATGGGATCATTAAGTTTACACTAGGGGAGCCGGATTTTGCCATGCCTGATCGAGCCAAGGAAGCGATGAAGGCCGCTATTGATCAAGATTACTCTCATTATGCCCATTCAGCTGGGACGCCAGGTTTGCGTCAAGCTTTTGCCAACCATTTTGAGCGCCATCATGGTGTTGAATTGAACCCCGACCAGGTTCTAGTAACAGTTGGTGCCACTGAAGGGATTTATGCTAGCCTAACGACCCTGTTAAATGAGGGTGACCAAGTCCTGGTGCCAGCGCCATGTTTTCCGCTCTATCATTTAGCTGTTAATCTAGCTGGCGGAGAAGTAGTTTCCCTAGATACCCAAGCTAGCAACTTTAAGGTTACGCCTAGTCAATTGGAGAGTTATCTTAGTCAGTATCCGCATATAAAGGCAATTATTCTCAACTTTCCATCTAATCCGACCGGCGCAACCTATTCGGCAGCAGAAATTCAGGCCCTAGCCCAAGTGGTTGAAAAATATCCCGATCTTTATGTGATTTCGGATGAAATCTATGCCGACCTTGTTTATGGTATCAGCCATGTTTCTTTCTTGAATTATCTACCGGAACAGACTATCTTATTATCAGGCGCCTCTAAGTCTTTTGCGATGACCGGCTTGCGAGTAGGTATTATGTACCTACCTAAAGATATCTATCAGGCAACTTTTGCTGTCCACCAAGTCATGGTGACTTGTGTGGCAACGCCTAATCAAATGGCTGCTGAGGTGGCCTATAATGAGTGTGATGAGGATTTGGAAGCTATGCGCTTAGCCTATCAAGACCGGCTAAATCGTCTTCAATCTGGCTTAGAAGAAATAGGCTTTGAAGTGGGCAATCCTCAAGGCGCTTTTTACATCTTCCCCAAGGTACCGGTCCAATTAGGTATGGATGATGTTGAATTTGCCTATGATTTGGCAGAAAAAGCACGGGTAGCAGTGATACCTGGTCAAGCCTTTGGACCAGCTGGTAAAGGTTATTTCCGCATGTCTTTTGCAACGTCTTATGATGAAATTGTTGAAGCCTTAGACCGGATGGCTTCATATATGTCAGAAAAATTAAAATAA
- a CDS encoding UDP-N-acetylglucosamine 1-carboxyvinyltransferase, giving the protein MKKFIVNGGQPLAGTVKVSGAKNSTVALIPAAIMADSPVILEGVPDISDVQALIQILRDFNVIVSFEDNILTIDPRNIVNKPMATGIIQSFRASYYFMGALLSRFGEGLVGLPGGCNLGPRPVDLHVKGFEALGAKVTNEQGALHLVTTDQGLKGATIFLDMVSVGATINIMLGAVRAPGQTVIENAACEPEIVDVANLLTKMGANIKGAGTPTIRIEGVDQLHGTTHQVIPDRIEAGTYLTAAAAMGQGVRVENIIYEHIEGFIAKLRQMGLKLDIYEESIYVHPRPDRLEMVNILTMPYPGFATDLQQPITPLLLLAEGRGTIEDTIYPKRVNHIPELQRMGARASVVNDRIQIEGPNQLTGAQVTASDLRAGACLVTAALMAEGQSTIYGVENILRGYDHIIDKFKSLGADIQLVSE; this is encoded by the coding sequence ATGAAGAAGTTTATTGTTAATGGGGGGCAACCACTTGCAGGGACAGTTAAGGTATCTGGAGCTAAAAATTCAACGGTTGCCTTAATCCCAGCTGCTATTATGGCAGATTCCCCAGTTATTTTGGAAGGTGTGCCGGATATTTCAGATGTGCAAGCCTTAATTCAAATTTTGCGAGACTTTAATGTGATAGTCAGTTTTGAGGACAATATCTTAACGATTGATCCTCGTAATATTGTGAATAAACCGATGGCAACCGGTATTATTCAAAGTTTTAGGGCTTCCTACTATTTCATGGGTGCGCTCTTGAGCCGATTTGGTGAGGGTTTAGTGGGGCTACCAGGTGGATGTAATCTTGGTCCCCGGCCCGTGGATCTTCATGTTAAGGGCTTTGAAGCCTTAGGGGCTAAAGTGACTAATGAGCAAGGCGCCTTGCACTTAGTGACTACGGACCAAGGGCTTAAGGGAGCGACTATTTTCCTTGATATGGTTTCAGTAGGAGCGACCATTAATATTATGTTGGGGGCTGTGCGCGCTCCGGGACAAACTGTTATTGAGAACGCGGCTTGCGAACCAGAAATTGTTGATGTGGCTAACCTGTTGACAAAAATGGGCGCAAATATCAAGGGGGCTGGCACGCCCACTATTCGTATTGAAGGCGTTGACCAATTACATGGGACAACCCACCAGGTTATTCCTGACCGCATTGAGGCGGGCACTTATTTAACCGCTGCAGCAGCTATGGGCCAAGGGGTCCGCGTTGAGAATATTATTTATGAGCATATAGAAGGTTTTATTGCTAAATTGAGACAAATGGGCCTTAAGTTAGATATCTATGAAGAATCTATTTATGTCCATCCGCGTCCAGATCGCCTGGAGATGGTTAATATCTTAACCATGCCTTATCCAGGTTTTGCGACTGACCTCCAGCAACCCATTACACCGCTCCTATTACTAGCAGAGGGACGGGGCACCATAGAAGACACGATTTATCCTAAACGAGTCAACCATATTCCTGAATTGCAACGCATGGGGGCTAGAGCGAGTGTGGTAAATGACCGTATTCAAATCGAAGGTCCTAACCAACTAACAGGCGCCCAAGTTACAGCTTCTGATTTACGGGCAGGAGCCTGTCTGGTTACTGCAGCTTTAATGGCTGAAGGGCAGTCAACTATTTATGGGGTAGAGAATATTTTACGTGGTTATGATCATATTATTGATAAGTTTAAGTCACTAGGTGCCGATATCCAGTTGGTGAGTGAATAG
- the mscL gene encoding large conductance mechanosensitive channel protein MscL, whose product MLEDFKNFIAKGNVMDMAIGVVMASAFTAIVNSLVDDIIMPFIGLIMGDTDFTNIVLNIAGAEIGIGNFIQAVVTFLIIAIVLFFVIRSVAAFKNKFDKAEEVEEDDKPSAEELLAEIRDELRKNRLNQN is encoded by the coding sequence ATGTTAGAAGATTTTAAAAATTTTATAGCTAAGGGTAATGTTATGGATATGGCGATTGGGGTTGTCATGGCGAGTGCTTTTACAGCTATCGTAAACTCTCTAGTCGATGATATTATTATGCCTTTTATTGGCCTTATTATGGGAGATACCGATTTTACTAATATTGTGCTCAATATAGCTGGCGCTGAAATTGGTATCGGTAACTTTATTCAAGCAGTTGTGACTTTTTTAATTATTGCTATTGTATTATTCTTTGTTATACGCTCTGTGGCTGCTTTCAAGAACAAGTTTGATAAGGCTGAAGAAGTTGAAGAAGATGATAAGCCAAGTGCCGAAGAACTATTGGCAGAAATTCGCGATGAGCTACGGAAAAATAGACTAAACCAAAATTAG
- the fba gene encoding class II fructose-1,6-bisphosphate aldolase yields MALVNMVDMLEKARKEHYAVAQLNINNLEWTQAVLEAAQAENSPVILGVSEGAGKYMGGPEVVAAMVKQLLENMEITVPVALHLDHGSSFDACKRAIDAGYTSVMIDMSHHPIDDNIAVTKQVVDYAHERGASVEAEIGTVGGTEDGVTGGIQYADPQECLRLTKEAGIDALAAALGSVHGPYQGEPVLGFDEMQEIADLTQMPLVLHGGSGIPADQIKKAIQRGHAKINVNTELQQVFTAATRELLDENKEVYDPRKVLAPGKAAIVETARKTLQGFGSSGKA; encoded by the coding sequence ATGGCTCTAGTAAATATGGTCGATATGTTAGAAAAGGCCCGTAAAGAACACTATGCTGTGGCTCAATTAAATATCAATAACTTAGAATGGACCCAAGCAGTTCTAGAAGCAGCGCAAGCAGAAAATTCACCAGTGATTCTAGGTGTGTCTGAAGGTGCTGGTAAATATATGGGTGGCCCAGAAGTTGTTGCCGCTATGGTAAAACAATTGCTTGAAAACATGGAGATTACTGTGCCAGTTGCCTTGCACTTAGACCACGGTTCAAGTTTTGATGCTTGTAAGCGTGCGATTGATGCTGGTTATACTAGTGTAATGATTGATATGTCACACCACCCAATTGATGACAATATTGCTGTGACCAAGCAAGTGGTTGATTATGCCCACGAACGTGGCGCCTCTGTCGAAGCTGAAATTGGTACAGTTGGTGGTACTGAAGATGGTGTGACTGGTGGTATTCAATATGCTGATCCTCAAGAGTGTCTACGCTTAACTAAGGAAGCCGGTATTGATGCTTTAGCAGCAGCCCTAGGTTCAGTCCATGGCCCTTATCAAGGTGAGCCTGTTTTAGGTTTTGATGAAATGCAAGAAATTGCTGATTTAACACAAATGCCACTAGTCCTACATGGTGGTTCAGGTATTCCAGCAGATCAAATTAAGAAGGCTATTCAACGTGGCCATGCTAAGATTAATGTGAATACTGAATTACAACAGGTCTTCACAGCTGCAACCCGCGAATTATTAGACGAAAACAAAGAAGTTTATGATCCACGTAAGGTATTAGCACCTGGTAAAGCTGCCATTGTTGAAACAGCTCGTAAAACTTTACAAGGCTTTGGATCTAGCGGTAAAGCATAA
- a CDS encoding aminoacyl-tRNA deacylase — MSKKKQKTNVMRVLDQHQLDYQVYEWQDAKSLLAPYPIFKTLVTYGKSGDHYVFVIDIHHELDLKKAAQAVGEKSVHMIKEKELLPLTGYVHGGCSPIGMKKTFRTVMDQSALDYEKVIFSAGRVKCSVALAPRDLEQLIELSFADLLAGPADK, encoded by the coding sequence ATGAGTAAGAAAAAGCAGAAAACTAATGTGATGCGGGTTTTAGACCAGCACCAGTTAGATTATCAGGTTTACGAGTGGCAAGATGCTAAAAGCTTGCTAGCTCCCTACCCAATTTTTAAAACTTTAGTAACCTACGGGAAAAGTGGCGACCATTACGTTTTCGTTATTGATATCCACCATGAGCTCGACCTTAAAAAGGCTGCTCAGGCTGTAGGTGAGAAAAGTGTTCATATGATTAAAGAAAAAGAATTATTACCCTTAACCGGCTACGTTCATGGCGGCTGTTCACCTATTGGCATGAAAAAAACATTTAGGACCGTTATGGACCAATCCGCACTGGACTATGAAAAAGTGATTTTTTCGGCTGGACGGGTTAAGTGCTCAGTAGCCCTAGCGCCACGTGATTTAGAACAGTTGATTGAGCTATCGTTTGCGGATTTATTGGCAGGGCCAGCCGATAAGTAA
- a CDS encoding NADPH:quinone reductase — protein MVNQMQAIQINQFGDTSQVLELATTDLPSPGPSQVLVALAYAGVNPNDTYVRTGQYGLYQPKLPYTPGFDGVGRVQAVGSNVDKWQPGDRVQVFSFNHLDQQTGTYAHYCLVDQNSVWPLPDQVSFQAGGALGIPSLVAYQAVCLRGQAKAGERILIHGGSGAVGSFAIQYAKILGGQVLASSSNSQSRQDLLRLGADQAIDHISLDQVDQAIDQYGHFDLIIEMLADQNMETDLRLLAPFGRLVVVGARGQVKISPRQILAKELDVLGVALPNLSDQTLDAMQNQINDWLIQGRVVPQVSQVFPLNQARQAQDAVLESKPVGKIIIAIDEDLS, from the coding sequence ATGGTAAACCAGATGCAGGCCATCCAAATTAATCAATTTGGTGATACCAGTCAAGTGTTAGAGCTAGCGACCACGGATTTACCTAGTCCTGGTCCCAGCCAGGTGCTAGTTGCCTTAGCTTATGCAGGGGTTAATCCTAATGATACTTATGTTCGGACTGGTCAATATGGACTCTACCAGCCTAAACTGCCCTATACACCTGGATTTGATGGCGTAGGACGGGTTCAAGCTGTGGGTAGCAATGTTGACAAGTGGCAGCCTGGTGACCGTGTCCAAGTCTTCTCTTTTAACCACTTAGACCAACAGACAGGGACTTATGCCCATTACTGCTTGGTTGACCAAAATTCTGTGTGGCCTCTGCCTGATCAAGTTTCTTTTCAGGCTGGCGGAGCCTTGGGCATTCCTAGCTTGGTAGCCTATCAAGCAGTTTGCTTAAGGGGACAGGCTAAGGCTGGCGAACGCATTCTAATTCATGGTGGTAGCGGTGCTGTAGGCAGTTTTGCCATTCAATATGCTAAAATATTGGGCGGCCAGGTCCTAGCAAGCTCTAGTAACAGCCAGTCTCGCCAAGATTTACTTAGGCTTGGCGCTGACCAGGCTATTGATCATATTAGCCTTGACCAGGTAGACCAAGCTATTGATCAATATGGTCACTTTGATTTGATTATTGAAATGTTAGCTGACCAAAATATGGAGACCGACCTCCGCCTCTTAGCTCCGTTCGGACGTCTGGTTGTTGTGGGGGCGCGTGGACAGGTTAAGATATCACCACGCCAAATTTTGGCCAAGGAGCTAGATGTGCTTGGCGTAGCCCTACCCAATCTTAGCGATCAAACGCTCGATGCTATGCAAAATCAAATTAATGATTGGTTGATTCAGGGGCGGGTGGTCCCTCAGGTTAGTCAAGTTTTTCCGCTTAATCAAGCTCGCCAAGCCCAAGATGCGGTCCTAGAGTCAAAACCAGTGGGTAAGATCATAATCGCTATTGATGAGGATTTGTCGTAA
- a CDS encoding DUF1934 domain-containing protein — MPNKQTVQLNIESRISQDEDNQLIASESMAEVFNLGSKFFIDYQEEIDGQVVAVRIKVDLDQGQVLIKREGQAVSARIPLILNRDSLVYYRLPGLPQLEMIAHMQTLAGNLTKNRGQLKLYYQLRDQTGEIGQYEIILQYQAGLV, encoded by the coding sequence ATGCCCAATAAACAAACAGTACAATTAAATATCGAAAGCCGCATCAGCCAGGATGAAGATAATCAGTTAATAGCAAGTGAAAGCATGGCTGAGGTTTTTAATTTGGGTAGCAAATTTTTTATCGACTACCAAGAAGAGATAGATGGTCAGGTCGTAGCAGTTCGGATTAAGGTTGATTTAGACCAAGGCCAGGTCCTCATAAAAAGAGAGGGGCAAGCGGTGTCTGCTCGGATTCCCCTAATACTTAATCGTGATAGTTTAGTCTATTACCGGCTGCCTGGCCTACCCCAATTAGAAATGATTGCCCATATGCAAACATTGGCTGGTAACTTGACCAAGAATCGAGGTCAGCTTAAGTTGTATTACCAGCTTAGGGACCAGACCGGCGAGATTGGCCAGTATGAGATTATATTGCAATATCAGGCAGGTTTAGTGTAA
- the rpoE gene encoding DNA-directed RNA polymerase subunit delta produces the protein MKLPRLDKQNKKQISMVEVAYEILRETGQVHAFEDLLASVQDYLGMSQAELEDKMAVFYTELNADGSFISVGENRWALRAWYPIDAINEEIVSSIDDDEIKSKHKSRKRTNVFSTDDDDMIDYNSDDPEDEDLTVDDDLYDDDEDGEEEEDAELRDYASDLGELGDEEADDDAIEDQLHEIDEDDLDDDEDDF, from the coding sequence GTGAAATTACCCCGTTTAGACAAGCAAAATAAAAAGCAAATTTCCATGGTGGAAGTTGCCTATGAAATATTACGTGAAACTGGCCAAGTCCATGCCTTCGAGGATTTACTAGCTAGTGTGCAAGACTATCTAGGTATGTCTCAGGCAGAGTTAGAAGATAAGATGGCAGTTTTCTATACAGAACTAAATGCTGATGGGTCTTTTATCTCAGTCGGTGAGAACCGCTGGGCCTTACGGGCATGGTACCCGATTGACGCTATCAATGAAGAAATTGTGTCAAGTATAGACGATGATGAGATTAAATCTAAACATAAGAGTCGCAAGAGAACTAACGTCTTCTCCACTGACGACGATGATATGATCGACTACAATTCTGACGACCCTGAAGATGAAGATTTAACGGTTGATGATGATCTTTATGACGATGATGAAGATGGTGAAGAGGAAGAAGATGCTGAACTGCGCGATTATGCTTCAGACCTTGGCGAATTAGGTGATGAAGAAGCTGACGATGATGCTATTGAAGACCAACTTCATGAAATCGATGAAGACGACTTGGATGACGATGAAGACGATTTTTAG
- a CDS encoding NAD(P)/FAD-dependent oxidoreductase gives MKIAIIGGGIVGSTAAFYLSQRPDYQVSLYDWGEGQATKAAAGIICPWFSKRRNQAWYRLANQGAHFYPQLMADLLQAGQKSLAYQSKKAWLLKNRAHLIPELIELAQSRREQAPLIGEIRRLTPDQQKEVLAGWRYNQDLIEISSGAAVVDGQGLCRDLQAASQTKGLKIYQEQISLARDNQGKIQLANHPDYDRIILASGAWLGQLLQPLGYQADVRGQKGQLAVYQLHQEISNWPLIMPEGEGDIIPHQQEQIYVGASHENDQAFDLKPDPQALNEIINTANQLLADLDRASYQQIKVGTRAYTSDFAPFYGPLNLQSHVLVASGLGSSGLTTGPLIGHQLSQMVQGEPLMLDPNDYPVARYVKHT, from the coding sequence ATGAAAATAGCCATAATTGGTGGTGGCATTGTTGGTTCTACAGCAGCCTTTTACCTGAGCCAAAGACCTGACTATCAAGTAAGCCTCTATGATTGGGGGGAAGGGCAAGCAACCAAAGCTGCTGCTGGTATTATCTGTCCTTGGTTTTCCAAACGACGTAACCAAGCTTGGTATCGTTTAGCCAACCAAGGCGCCCATTTCTACCCACAGTTGATGGCCGACTTGTTACAAGCTGGCCAAAAGAGTCTGGCTTATCAAAGCAAGAAAGCCTGGCTCCTAAAAAATCGTGCCCACCTAATCCCAGAATTAATCGAATTGGCCCAATCACGGCGGGAACAAGCCCCTTTAATTGGTGAAATCCGTCGACTCACACCAGACCAGCAAAAGGAAGTCCTAGCTGGTTGGCGATACAACCAGGACCTGATTGAAATTTCCAGTGGCGCTGCTGTCGTCGATGGTCAAGGCCTTTGCCGAGACCTGCAAGCCGCTAGCCAAACCAAGGGGCTTAAAATCTACCAGGAGCAAATTAGCTTAGCACGAGATAACCAGGGTAAAATCCAGCTAGCCAATCACCCTGACTATGACCGCATTATTTTAGCCAGCGGCGCTTGGTTAGGGCAACTCTTGCAGCCCCTGGGCTACCAAGCTGATGTTCGCGGTCAAAAAGGGCAACTAGCTGTTTACCAATTGCATCAGGAGATTAGCAACTGGCCACTCATCATGCCTGAAGGAGAAGGAGACATTATCCCTCACCAACAAGAGCAAATCTATGTTGGTGCTAGTCATGAAAATGACCAAGCTTTTGACCTGAAGCCAGACCCTCAAGCTCTTAATGAAATCATTAATACCGCCAACCAGTTATTAGCTGACTTAGACCGAGCCAGTTATCAGCAAATCAAGGTGGGCACGAGGGCTTATACATCTGATTTTGCGCCCTTCTACGGACCACTCAACCTACAAAGCCACGTCCTCGTTGCTTCAGGCTTAGGTTCAAGCGGCTTAACTACCGGCCCACTCATTGGCCATCAACTTAGTCAAATGGTTCAAGGCGAACCCCTCATGCTTGATCCGAATGACTATCCAGTAGCACGTTATGTTAAACATACCTAG